The Arcobacter sp. F155 genome contains the following window.
CAACTACATTTTTTAGTTTTTTATTCATATTTTTAAGAAGAATTTGTCTATAAATAAAAATTATAAGCACAATTACAAACACAAATATTACTTGATAAAAAGTTTTGTAATCAAACTCTTTTTTATACTCAATTGCTACCCATTTTTTAAGTAGTCTATCTTTTTCCTCGTCACTAATACTTTTTACTGACTTTTCAAGAATTCTATTTAAATAAATTCTATTTTTATTTATTGCAATTGCCAAAGGTACATTTTCATCAAGTTTACCAGAGATTTTTAAATCTACATTATCTAAACTATGAATTTTATTCCAAGCAGTATAAAGGAAATCAATATGTCCAAAGATTTCACCATCTTCAACTTTTGATATTCCATCTTCTAAATCTTCAACATCTACAAAATCAATATCAGGATATTTTTCCCTTAATATTTTATTGAAAGAATAACTTTTATAAATACTGATTTTTTTATCTTTTAAAATTGAAATATCATCTATAAAGTTTTTTTCATTTTTTGTAATCAATACTAAAGAAGTAGTTAAAAATGGCTCAGTAAAATTCATAAACATTCGTCTTTCTTTTACATTCTGAGCAGAAGCTAAAATATCACATTGTCCACTTTTTACAAACTCTAAAGACTCATCAAAGCTTTGTGTTTGTATTAGATCAAATTTTAATCCTGATTTTTTTTCAATTAAAGATAAGTAATCAGAAACAAAACCATGGAAACTATTTTCCTCTACAAAACTATATGGTTTTAATTCAGGTAAGATACAAGTATTTACATGTCTATTATTTTTTATATAGTGTCTTTCTGTTTTTGTAAGCTCTAATTTTTCATTAAAATTATCATATAAAACAAACTCATCTAAATCTATTTTATTTGGTGTTAAACCCATAACATTGTATAAATCATATATTCTTTGAATCTTTTCTGGAACAATAAGTCCTAGCTCATCTGTTTTAGAAAAAGAGAGTCTTTTTAAAACTTCTGCTTCAAATTTCAACTCTTCTTTTGTAAGATTTTGTTCATTATATTTAGTATAAAGTAAGTCTACAGTTTCATCAATATGAGAATAAGCATATTGCCATCCCTTTAAAGAAGCATGTTTAAAGGCTAAAGCTGTAGATAAATCATAGTCAATCATATCTTGATTTGTAAATAAAAAATCACTATACATATCAAAACCATAATCCTTAGGATTAAAAACCTTATATGGAACATTCATTTTTTGAAGTTCATATGGAGCTTTAGATAAATATGCAGACATAAGGTCAGTTTTTGATTCAATTAAATCGTTTACATTGTGAGAGTGTTTTATAAAATCGATTTCATGCATCTTTGTATTTTTAGAAAGAAGCATTGCTTTTATTGATACTTCACTAGAATCATCAATAGTAGTCATTACTTTTTTTCCAACAAAATCTTCTACACTATTTATTTTCCCATCATCTTTTGATATTAGAATTAAAGGTGAATCTTGGAAAAGTGCATATAAAGCCACTAGCTTTTTGCCTTGGACTCTTTGAAGTATAAGTGTTTCTCTATCAACACCAAAATCAGCTCTTTTAGCATCAACTTCTTCTGGAACATTTATTCCAAAGTTAAAGGGTTTAATCTCTACATCTAAACCGTAATCTTTATAAAAACCTTGCTCTTTTGCTACATAATAACCTGCAAATTGAAATTGATCAAACCAAGAGAGTTGTAAGGTTACCTTTTTTAACTCTTTTGCATAAACTAAAGAATTGAAAAACAAAAATAAAATAATTAATTTTTGAAAGTTTAGACTCACTGTAACCCTTTTAAGAATTTAAAATATTATATTAAAACAAATAGTTTATTTAACTTAAAAGTACTGTTACATGGTCATTTTATTTATAAAGTTACTGTATTAATAATAAACAATCCTCCAAATATTAACCAAATAAAAAGTATCGTTGCTAATAGTATTGGTCTAAATCCAGTTTGCTTTATACTTTTTAAATCTGTTTTTAATCCTAAAGCCATCATTGCCATTGCTAAAATAAATGTATCTATTTCATTTATAGTAAAAACTAGCTCTTTTGGTAAAAAATCAAAAGAGTTAAAAACTGCAACTAAAATAAAAAACACAGCAAACCAAGGAATTACAACTTTTCCTTTTTCTTTCTTTTCTTTTTTATTTATTAAAAATAGTGAAACAACTATCAAAAAAGGAGCTAAAAGCATAACTCTTAACATCTTTACAACTACAGAGTTTTCTTCTATAAGTTCATTTTCAAAACCATTTGCTGCTGCAACCACATGAGCTACTTCATGCAATGTTCCACCAATGTAAAAAGCTGTTTGCGCCTCATTTAAAGTTACAAAACCAGCTTTTATCATATATGGATATAAAAACATTGCAATAGTTCCAAACAGCACTACAGTTGAAACTGCAATAGCACTTTTATAGGCTTTATTTTTTAAAGCCCCTTCCGTAGCTAAAACTGCTGCTGCTCCACAAATAGCGCTTCCTGCACTAGTTAAAATAGTAATCTCTTTATCTAGTTTTAAAACCTTTATTCCAATAATATATCCTAAAATGAATGTTGTAAAAACAATTAAGAAACTAACAACTATTCCATCAAAACCTATATTTAAAATTTCATTGAAAGTTAATCTAAAACCATAAAAAACAATCGCAAGTCTTAATAACTCTTTTGTACAAAAAGCTATTGCACTATCAAAGGTTTGAGGTAATCTGACTTTAAAAATATTAGTTATTATCATTCCAATCAAAATAGAAATAATTAGTAAAGATAATCCAAGCTTATTAAAAAAATCAAACTGCAAAATATAGTTTGCAAATAGTGTTAATATAAATATTGTGCTTAGTGCAAAATAGAAGTTTTTATCTTTAAATCTTTGCATTTTCTCTCCTTTTTTAAAATTATAGTAATTTAGTCAATATTTGTAAAATTAATTATTTTTGATATAATCATAAATATTTTTAATAAGGAAACTTCTTGATTACCTTCAAAGAATTAGATATTTTTTTTAAACTATGTGAAGAAACAAATCTTTCAAATGTTGCAAAAAAACTTAACATGACTCAGTCTGCTATTTCAATTAGTCTTAACTCTCTTGAAAAGAAACTAGATGAAAAACTCTTTGATAGAATAGGAAGAAAGCTGACTTTAAATGAAAGAGGAAGAGTTTTTAAAGAAAAATCATACAAACCTTTTTTAGAGTTAATTCATGCAAAAGAGAGTTTTAGTTCTGATAGATTAAAGGGTGATTTGAAAATTGCCTCTAGTAAAACCTTCAATAGCATAAACCTATCTCAATGCATCTATAAATTTATTTCAAACCATGATATTCATATTACAAAACACTCAATAAACACAAAAGAGATTTTAGAATCAATTTTAAATTCAAATGTTGATATAGGCTTTGTGGAGAGTGATTTTAATGAAGCAAACATTATAAAAGAAAAAGTGGCAAATGACTCACTTATAATTGTTTCATCAAACAAAGAACTTACTAAAAAGGAGTATTATATAGACCAACTATATAAATATAATTGGCTTCTACGAGAAAAAGGTTCTGCGACAAGAGAAGTGTTTTTAAGTAAACTAAAATATCAAGATGAAATGAATATCTCAATGGAGATATCAAACTTTGAGGAGATAAAAAACATACTTTTAAATAACAAAGAGACAATAACTTGTATCTCTAAACTTGCTGTAAAAGAAGAGTTGGAAAATAAAAAATTATTTGAAATTAAAATAAAAAATTTGAACTTTGAAAGGGAACTTTTTATGGTTTATCATAAAGACAAATACCAAAGCAAACTATTTTTAGAGTTTACTTCATATATGAAAAACTGTTTTATAGAAGGTTTGAACTAAAAATATAGTTACAAAATGGTAACACAAAAACTTATATTTACTAAGTACTTTTTTGTCATTATTCCATAAATTTTTATTTTGGAGAATATAAATGACATTTATTCCTGCATCAACGCAATTTTTACAAGCAGTAAAAACAAATAATGTATCAAGAGTTGAAGAACTAATTTTAGATTCAGATACAAAAAGAGAACTAATAGTAAATCATATAAATGAACATGGGAAAGAGTCTTTATTAAATTTAATTCCACAGTTTAGAAGTAAGGGGTTGATTTTAAGTATTGGTAGTTTATTAGACATTTAAAAGTAAGAGTTCTTACTTTTAAGGTTTACTCGTAAGTAATACCTTTATGCTTAATCCAACCATGGGGATGATTTCCTCTATAGTCCTTATGAGTCCAGTGAATTACTCCACCTTTGCTATTCCACTCATATTCACCATAAAACTCTATATAGTCATTTACTCTTAAACTATTTACTCTAGGTGCTAAGTCTATATTATGGGCAACTAAAAGGGTCATTTGATTTTTTAGTTTTATTATAAATCTTTGATGTCTTGAACCTTTATTATCATCAGATAATATCTTGATAACTTTTCCAGAACCTTTTACTTGAACATCACTTTTAGAAGAGAAAAAAGCATTTTGAATTATGCTGTCATTTGAAAGTAAGAAAGTAGGAGAAAAAATCAAACCTATTAGTAAAATATATTTTAAAACTTTAGATTTCATTTTTTTCCTTTAATTAAAAGAAAGAATTACCTTTAAAGTAATCCTTCTTTTATAATATTAATTAGTGTAAGAAGTGTCTAACACCTGTAAAGTATAAAGCCATTCCATGCTCATTTGCAGCTTCAATAACTTCATCATCTCTAACTGAACCACCTGGCTCAATCACACATTTAACACCAGCTTCAGCAGCTGCGTCAATTGAGTCTCTAAATGGGAAGAATGCCTCAGAAGCAAGTACTGAACCACTTACATCAATTCCCATATCTTCAGCTTTTCTAAGTGCTGCTTTAGCTGCGTCAACTCTTGAAGTCATACCCATACCAATAGCAACAACAGCAGAATCTTTTACATAAACAACACAGTTAGATTTAGTTCCTGCTGCTACTTTTACAGCGATTTCCATATCTTTTTTCTCTTGTTCTGTTGCAGTTCTTTCAGTTTTAAGTTCAGCATTTTTAACTTCATCCTCACCAACTACATCAGAGTCTTGGTAAACAAATCCACCATCAACAATTTTGAAGTTGAAATCATCATTTGCAAGGTCTAGTTTTGAAGTTCCTTGCTTAAATAATTTAAGTCTTTTCTTCTTGTTAAACTCTTCAATTGCTTCATCAGTAAAGTCTGCAGCGAATACAACTTCTAAGAAGATTTCATTCATTTTTTTTGCAAGTTCACCATCTACTACACCATTAACAGCTACAACTCCACCAAATGCAGAAACAGGGTCACATTTTAAAGCTTCTGTGTAAGACTCAAATAATGTATCTTTGATAGCAAAACCACAAGGGTTACCATGTTTTACGATACATACAGCATTGTCATCACCAAAGTTTGCAGCAATTTTTGCAGCTCCTGAGATATCACCCATGTTATTGAAAGAGGCTTCACCTTTTACTGGGATAAATTTTTCAGATAAGTGCTTATCAAACTCATATAATGCACCTTTTTGGTGTGGATTTTCTCCATATCTTGTATCAAATACTTTTTCACCAACGATGAATTGTTTTTCACCCATACCGTTGTTGAATCTTTTGTTCATATAGTTTGCAATCATTGAATCATATGCAGCTGTGTGCTCATATGCTTTAATCATCATATCTCTTCTAAACTCTACCGTATTCGTATCGTTTTTAAGATTATTTAATACAGTATCATAATCAGCAACATCAGTTACAATAATTACTGAATCAAAGTTCTTAGCAGCAGATCTAACCATCGCAGGTCCACCAATATCAATGTTTTCAATGATTTCTTCAAAGTCATCAGTTTTTTCAATAGTAGCTTTAAAAGGATATAGGTTTACACATACTAAATCGATACCTTCTACACCTAACTCTTTTGCTTGGTCAAGGTGAGATTGCTTATCTCTTCTATGTAAAATACCACCATGAATATATGGATTTAAAGTTTTTACTCTTCCTTCAAAACACTCAGGGAATTTTGTAACTTCATTTGCTTCTATTACTGCAATTCCTGCTTCTTGAAGTTTTTTATATGTACCACCAGTTGAGATGATTTCATAACCTAATTCTACAAGTTCTTTTGCAAAATTTTCAACACCACTCTTATCACTTACACTAATTAATGCTCTCAATTTATTTCCTCACTCGTAATTGTAAACGTGATTATACTAAAAAAGTAATTATGTGTCGCTTGAGCAAAATTGTCTATTTTCTATATAAGTAATATACTCAATAAAGTTATTTTTGGTGCTATAATTTTTGCCAAGGAGGACTTTATGGGTAGTTTAGATTTAATGTGGATATTACTAAGTGCTTTTTTGGTTTTTTTAATGCAATTTGGTTTTTCTTTAATTGAGACAGGAACTGTTAGAACAAAAAATACTATAAATGTAGCTATGAAAAACCTAATAGATACTGTATTTGGAATTATGTTTTTTTGGTTAGTAGGTTTTGGCTTTATGTTTGGAGATAGTTTATCAGGACTATTTGGAACTTCAAATTTTATAATTGATGGAAAAAATTTAGAACAAAATGCAATCTTCTTTTTTCAAGCAATGTTTGCAGCAACAGCGATTACAATAGTTTCAGGGGCAGTTGCTGAAAGAATAAAATTTAATGCTTATATTATAGTTGCTATTTTTGTAGCAGCAATTATTTATCCTATATTTGGACATTGGGCTTGGAATCAAAATGGTTGGTTATATGAACTAGGCTTTGTTGATTTTGCTGGTTCTACTGTCGTTCACTCAGTTGGAGCTTGGATAGGTTTAGCTGGAACTATAGTCTTAGGTCCAAGACTTGGAAAGTTTAGAAAAGGCAAAATTAAATATTTTGCGCCATCAAATCACAATTTTATTGTATTTGGTGTATTTATACTTTTCCTTGCATGGTTTGGGTTTAATGCAGGAAGTCTTTTAAAGTTTGATGCACAAATTACTTTAATACTTTTAAATACACTTATATCGGCTATATTTGGTGGTTTTGCTGCATGGATATTAACTTTTGCTAATCATGAAAAAACAAAAATAGAACTATTTAGTTTTGGGATTATTGCAGGTCTTGTTGGTATAACTGCAGGATGTCATTTATTTACAATATATCAAGCAGCAGTTGTAGGATTTATATCTGCTATGATAATGCACTTTTCAAATGAGTTTATATCAAAAAAACTTAAAATTGATGATCCTTTAAATGTAATAGGAATACATGGTTTTGCAGGAGCTTGGGGAACATTAGCAATTGCACTTTTTACCGCATCACCAATAGGATTATCATTTGTAGAATTTTTTATAGTTCAAACTTTAGGAATATTCACGGCATTTGTATTTTCTTTTACCTTAGGAATTATTCTATTTTTAATTTTATATAGATACAAGTTTTTAAGGGTAAAAAAAAGAAGTGAAGTTCTTGGATTAAATACAAGTGAACACAATGCAAAACTTCCTTGGGTAGAGACTATTGAAAGTATAGTTACTATTATGAAAACAGGAAACTTAAATAAAAAAATATATGAAGAAAGAGATACTGAAGTAGGTATTGTTGCGAGATTTTTCAATTATCTTTTAGAGATGTTAAAAGAGAAAAATGAGACTCTGAAAAAATCAAATAAATCTTTACATAAAAAAGCGTATTTTGATTCATTAACAAAGGTTTTAAATAGAAGAGGCTTTTTAGAAAAGATGAAATATCGCCCTTATGGAGATGAGTATTCTGTTATTATTGCTGATATTGATAAATTTAAAAATATAAATGACACTTATGGACATGATATTGGAGATATTATTTTAAGTGAGTTTGCTGAAGTTATTGGAAATAAAATTAGATTAGATGATATCTTTGCTAGATGGGGAGGTGAAGAGTTTGTATTAGTGATAAATACTACAAACTTAAATGCGGTACAAAATATAGCAGATAAAATACGAGCAGATATTGAAAAAGTAAAGTTTACTAAAGTTGGTAAAGTTACAGCTTCTTTTGGAGTTAGTAGCTTTAAAGCTTCAAATAACTCCTTTGATGATGTATTTAAAAATGCTGATGAAGCACTATATCAAGCAAAAAAACTAGGAAGAAATAGAGTTTATTGCTACTAAAACTATTTATTCATTTTTCTTTATTGATTGGCATCAATAAATCAAATCCTTAAAGAAGTTAAACTTCAAAAAACAAAGGATGAAAAATGGAAAAAATAGAAGTAGCAGGTTCAAGTGTAGACTTTTTTAAATCTATTGAAGATGGATTAACAACTTATCACTTTGATACTAGTAGATGTGGTCCTCCTGAACCCATGGTTAATGCAATGGTAGGATTACAGCTATTAGATGAACATAGTCAATTAGTAATGATTAACCATAAATCACCAGCAGGGCTTTTCCCTAGAATAGAGCAAGAGTTTACTTTTGATGTTGAAGAATTAGAAAATGGTTTTGCAAAAGTAATTTTTAGAAAAAAAATAGGTTCTAAAAATACAACTGATTTTACTCAAAATAGTTGTAGTGGCTCAGGATGTAATCACTAATGAATATTTCAACTGCTTTTGCACCACCTTTTAAACTTGTAGCACCTTTTTTTATTTTAGGTGTAATAACTTTTGTAATAAGTATCTTACTTATGTTTGGATTTGAACTTGAAAGCTTACACTACTTAAATAGTAGTACTTTAGCTTGGGTTCATATATTTTTACTTTCATTTGTAATGCTTATTATTTTAGGAGCAATGGCTCAACTTGTTCCTGTAGTTTTAGAAGTTGGTCATTGTGCAGTTGATTTATATTATGCAATTTATCCTCTAATTATAGTAGGTACTATTTTAATGGCTTTTGGCTTTTATACTCTTCCTATTTTACTTCCCTTTGGAGGAACAGCTATTTTTATAGCAATGGCAATATTCTTACTTGAAACATTTTTAACAATCTTAAAAGTTAAGAAGATAAATTTCATTATAAGTACAATTATCATCTCAAATATATTCTTACTATTTGGATTAATACTTGGAATTGCATTAGCTCTTAATCACTCTGGTATTTTATCTCTTGATTCATTTAGACTTTTAAAATCTCATATTTTCTTAGTATTTTTTGGATACGTAGGAACTACTGTTATGAGTATGAGTTTAATTCTTCTTCCAATGTTTTGGTTAAGTCATAGTTTTTCATGGATATATGTAAAAAATGCCTTTTATATTTTATGTTCAAGTATTATCTCAATGCTTATTTTCAGTTTTTTTAATATCAATATCTTTGAAACTATAGCTTATACACTTTGTATAATCTCACTACTTTTATATTTTGTTCAAATATTTGTAATCTATAAAAAAAGAGTAAGAGTTGAAGTTGATATCTATTTTAAAAGTATGATTTTCTCATATCTTAGTTTACTTGTATCACTTGTACTTTTTATTGCATATTATTTTTATGGAAATGATAAACTTTTAATTTCAGCCTCATGGCTTATTTTTGTTGGTTTTATTGGGTTTTTAATAGCAGGACATTTATATAAAATAGTTCCTTTTTTAGTTTGGTATGAAAGATTTTCTATGTTTGTAGGCAAAAAACAAGTACCAATGTTAACTGATTTAATACCAAAGAAAAGCTCTAACTTTCAGATTTTAAGCTCTTCACTTGGAACTATTATTGTAACAATAGGCTTAATAACAAATATAGATGAAATATACAAAAGTGGTTTATGTTTTTTAACTATTGGTCTTATCTTTTTATTGAAAGATATTTTATATATGGCAACAATTAAGGAGGAATCTTATGTATTCTAAAGAAGAGATTTTTAAAGCTGTATCAACTGTTATTGACCCTGAGGTTGGATTTAATCTTGTGGAAATGGGACTTATTTATGATGCAAGTTGTAATGAAAAAATGGAAGTTGTTGTAACTATGACACTTAGTACAAAAGCTTGTCCTTTACATCAACTAATTGTTCAATGGGTGGAAGAAGCTGTTTTAAAAGAACTTCCTAAAGTTGAACTTGCAAGTGTTGAACTTGTATGGGAACCAGAGTGGAATATATCTATGGCACAAGAACATGTGAAGCAGAAGTTAGGTGGTTTCTAATGGACTTTTTACTTGTAAAATTAATACATATTTTTTCTGTATTTATTTATGCAGGCTTTTTATTTACAGATAATCTTATATTAATGAGAATGCAAAAAACTCTAAGTGAAGACAAATACAAAGAAGTAAGAAGTTATTTTGCAAAACTAACAAGGGCTATAGTTCCAAAAGCTTTAGTTCTTGCAGTAATATCAGGAATATATCTATTTCATATTAGTTTTGGGAGTATTCCTGAAGATAATAGTTTTTCAACTTTTCAAATCCTACTTTCAATAAAAGCAATTTTAGGATTATGGTTAGGATTAAGGGGAGTTTTACAAGTATTTTTTGGAATTCAACCTTTCGTATTTAAAGGTCACAGGCTTCCATTTATTTTAGTAATTGTGATTATATTTTTATCGCAGATTATGTATAGTATTTAATAGATAAAGCTTAGATAGCTTCATCTATTAATTTGTATAAAGTTTCTTGTGTTGTTTTTGCTAATGGTAATACAGACTCTTCAATTGGTCTAGCTAAATCCTCTACTGGATTCATAACTACACTTGTCTGTCCATCTTTACTATATACAGAGATCTTACAAGGCATTATAGAAGATAGATTTCTATTTGCCGTTAAAAACTCTTTTGCAACACCAGGGTTACATACATCAAGAATTTGACACTCATCATCAAACTCTACTCCCTTTGAGTTAAGAGTCTCTTTTACATTATGAATGTGTAAAACACCAAACTTATAGTTTGATGCTTTTTCACAAATAGTATCTACTACCTCTTGAACGCTTTTTGAAGAATCTTTAATATATTGTTGCATTTTAAAACCTTTATTATAAGTCTTGCTCAATTACTTCTTTAAATCTATTGAAGTATACATTTTTAGCATCTGCTAATTCTGTATAGATATCGTTGATAGCAATTCTTCCACCACCAACTAATCCTAATTCAGTAACTTTCATTCCCTTAGAAGCACACAGTTTTTCAAATGCATCTTTATTCTCAGATGTAACTTCAACAACAGCTCTACTTAATGTTTCAGAGAATAAATCTTTTTCATCATCTAATTTGATATTTGCTTCTAAACCTTTGTTTCCAACAACTGCCATTTTTGCTAATGCGATAGCTAAACCACCAACATTAACATCTTTTGCTGCTTTTAATAAACCTTGGTTATTTGCTTCAATAACTGTATTCCATAAGTTAAGCTCTTTTGCAAAATCAACTTCTGGGTGAGCTCCTGCAACTTTTCCATATAACTTTTTAAGATATAAAGAAGCACCAAACTCAGATTTAGTATCACCTAATAAATATAAAGTGTTTCCATCTTCTTGTAAACAAGAAGGTAAAACTTTGTTTGCATCATCATTTACACCAACCATTGCGATTGCTGGAGTTGGGAAAACACCTACTTCATTTGTTTCATTATATAAAGATACATTTCCACCAATAACTGGAGTATTTAACTCTTTACAAGCAGATTTAATACCTTCACAAGCTTGAGCAAACTGCCACATTACTTCTGGGTTTTGTGGGTTACCAAAGTTTAGACAATCTGTAATTGCTTTTGGAGTAGCTCCTGTCATAGCAACATTTCTTCCTGATTCCATAACTGCTGCTGCAGCTCCAAGTTCAGGGTTAACATAACATTGTCTTGTATTACAATCAGCAGACATAGCTAAAGCTTTTCCAGTCTCTTTGATTCTAATTACAGAACCATCGTTTTTACCTGGTCCTTTTACAGTATTTGTTTGTACCATTGAATCATATTGGTCATAAACCCAAGATTTGTCAACTACTTCCATATCAGATAATAGTTTATCAAATGCCTCTTGATTAGAGATGTTTTTATCTAAAGAGATATTTGCAATATCATTTAAGTATGCTGGTTTTGCAACTGGTCTGTCTAATACTGGTGATTGTTCAGAAACTGGTTGAACTGGTACTTCTGCACACTTTTCACCATGCCAGAATAATTCCATATTTCCTGTATCAGTTACTTCACCAACAACAGCAACATCTAATTCCCATTTTTCAAAGATGTCAATAATTGCTTGCTCACTACCTTTTTTCGCACAGATAAGCATTCTTTCTTGAGACTCAGATAACATAAAGTCATAAGGAGTCATTCCCTCTTCTCTTGCTGGAATTTTATCTAAGTGCATAATCATACCAGAGTCAGATCTTCCTGCCATTTCAAATGAAGATGAAGTAAGTCCTGCAGCACCCATATCTTGAATACCAATAATTAAATCTTCTTTGAATAGTTCTAAGCAAGCTTCTAATAATAGTTTTTCAGTAAATGGATCACCTACTTGAACTGTTGGTCTTTTTGATTCTGAATCTTCATCAAATGAAGCAGAACTCATAACCGCTCCACCAAGTCCATCTCTACCTGTTTTTGACCCAACATACATTACTGGGTTTCCAATACCTTCTGCTTTTCCGTAGAAAATTTCATCAGCTTTTGCGATACCTAAGTTAAATGCATTTACTAAGTTGTTTCCTGCATAACACTCTTCAAAGTTAGTTTGTCCACCAATAGTTGGAACACCCATACAGTTACCATATCCACCAATACCAGCAACAACACCTCTTAATAAGTATCTGTGCTTTTTAGCAGTTTCACTGTCACCTTCGATTCCAGCAAATTGGATTAAGTTCATACTTGCAACAGGTCTAGCACCCATTGTAAATACATCTCTCATAATTCCACCAACACCTGTTGCTGCTCCTTGATATGGTTCAATAAAAGATGGGTGATTGTGAGATTCCATTTTAAATACTGCTGCATAACCGTCACCAATATCAATAACCCCTGCATTTTCACCTGGACCTTGGATAACCCATGGTGCTTTTGTTGGGAAACCTTTTAAGTATTTTGTACTAGATTTATATGAACAGTGTTCAGACCACATAGCAGAGAAAATACCAATTTCTACATAGTTTGGTTCTCTTCCTAAAATTTCTTTGATATTTTCGAATTCTTCAAGTGTTAAAGAGTGTGCAAGTGCT
Protein-coding sequences here:
- a CDS encoding DUF302 domain-containing protein, whose product is MQQYIKDSSKSVQEVVDTICEKASNYKFGVLHIHNVKETLNSKGVEFDDECQILDVCNPGVAKEFLTANRNLSSIMPCKISVYSKDGQTSVVMNPVEDLARPIEESVLPLAKTTQETLYKLIDEAI
- a CDS encoding metal-sulfur cluster assembly factor, with protein sequence MYSKEEIFKAVSTVIDPEVGFNLVEMGLIYDASCNEKMEVVVTMTLSTKACPLHQLIVQWVEEAVLKELPKVELASVELVWEPEWNISMAQEHVKQKLGGF
- the purL gene encoding phosphoribosylformylglycinamidine synthase subunit PurL is translated as MQKEEMNLEEIALAHSLTLEEFENIKEILGREPNYVEIGIFSAMWSEHCSYKSSTKYLKGFPTKAPWVIQGPGENAGVIDIGDGYAAVFKMESHNHPSFIEPYQGAATGVGGIMRDVFTMGARPVASMNLIQFAGIEGDSETAKKHRYLLRGVVAGIGGYGNCMGVPTIGGQTNFEECYAGNNLVNAFNLGIAKADEIFYGKAEGIGNPVMYVGSKTGRDGLGGAVMSSASFDEDSESKRPTVQVGDPFTEKLLLEACLELFKEDLIIGIQDMGAAGLTSSSFEMAGRSDSGMIMHLDKIPAREEGMTPYDFMLSESQERMLICAKKGSEQAIIDIFEKWELDVAVVGEVTDTGNMELFWHGEKCAEVPVQPVSEQSPVLDRPVAKPAYLNDIANISLDKNISNQEAFDKLLSDMEVVDKSWVYDQYDSMVQTNTVKGPGKNDGSVIRIKETGKALAMSADCNTRQCYVNPELGAAAAVMESGRNVAMTGATPKAITDCLNFGNPQNPEVMWQFAQACEGIKSACKELNTPVIGGNVSLYNETNEVGVFPTPAIAMVGVNDDANKVLPSCLQEDGNTLYLLGDTKSEFGASLYLKKLYGKVAGAHPEVDFAKELNLWNTVIEANNQGLLKAAKDVNVGGLAIALAKMAVVGNKGLEANIKLDDEKDLFSETLSRAVVEVTSENKDAFEKLCASKGMKVTELGLVGGGRIAINDIYTELADAKNVYFNRFKEVIEQDL
- the amt gene encoding ammonium transporter, with amino-acid sequence MGSLDLMWILLSAFLVFLMQFGFSLIETGTVRTKNTINVAMKNLIDTVFGIMFFWLVGFGFMFGDSLSGLFGTSNFIIDGKNLEQNAIFFFQAMFAATAITIVSGAVAERIKFNAYIIVAIFVAAIIYPIFGHWAWNQNGWLYELGFVDFAGSTVVHSVGAWIGLAGTIVLGPRLGKFRKGKIKYFAPSNHNFIVFGVFILFLAWFGFNAGSLLKFDAQITLILLNTLISAIFGGFAAWILTFANHEKTKIELFSFGIIAGLVGITAGCHLFTIYQAAVVGFISAMIMHFSNEFISKKLKIDDPLNVIGIHGFAGAWGTLAIALFTASPIGLSFVEFFIVQTLGIFTAFVFSFTLGIILFLILYRYKFLRVKKRSEVLGLNTSEHNAKLPWVETIESIVTIMKTGNLNKKIYEERDTEVGIVARFFNYLLEMLKEKNETLKKSNKSLHKKAYFDSLTKVLNRRGFLEKMKYRPYGDEYSVIIADIDKFKNINDTYGHDIGDIILSEFAEVIGNKIRLDDIFARWGGEEFVLVINTTNLNAVQNIADKIRADIEKVKFTKVGKVTASFGVSSFKASNNSFDDVFKNADEALYQAKKLGRNRVYCY